In a single window of the Labrus mixtus chromosome 20, fLabMix1.1, whole genome shotgun sequence genome:
- the rbfox1 gene encoding RNA binding protein fox-1 homolog 1 isoform X5 — MQHPGGTCVALPNVDACPQLSCAALTFMYLQQGNQDTPAPPDPSMAQAYPSAQFAPPPQNSIPAEFTASHPHAHPHSHPHPHQHPAAPQDYSGVPTSVSEHPLNMYQSSQSHGEPGGSEPGGQTVTGTATQTDDSAQTDSHTPSQCLPESTDSKAQPKRLHVSNIPFRFRDPDLRQMFGQFGKILDVEIIFNERGSKGFGFVTFEHSVDADRAREKLHGTVVEGRKIEVNNATARVMTNKKTVNPYANGWKLNPVVSAVYSPEFYAVPGFPYPAASAAAAAYRGTHLRGRGRTVYNTFRAAAPPPHIPAYGGVVYQDGFYGADIYGGYAAYRYAQPTAATAAAYSDSYGRVYAADPYNHTLTPAATYSVGAMRSACFPGMRRDAALAA; from the exons GGTAACCAGGACACACCGGCCCCCCCGGATCCATCCATGGCCCAGGCTTACCCGTCCGCCCAGTTCGCCCCCCCTCCTCAGAACAGCATCCCGGCCGAGTTCACGGCCTCACACCCCCACGCTCACCCGCACTCCCACCCTCACCCGCACCAGCACCCGGCCGCCCCCCAGGACTACAGCGGGGTCCCCACCTCCGTCAGCGAGCACCCCCTCAACATGTACCAGTCCTCACAGAGCCACGGCGAGCCAGGGGGGTCCGAGCCAGGGGGGCAGACGGTCACCGGAACAGCCACA CAGACAGATGATTCTGCACAGACGGACAGTCACACACCTTCacagtgtttacctgaaagCACAGACAGCAAGGCTCAGCCCAAGAGACTCCACGTCTCCAACATTCCCTTCAGGTTCAGAGACCCCGACCTCAGGCAAATGTTCGGC caATTTGGCAAAATCTTAGACGTGGAGATCATCTTCAACGAGCGCGGCTCCAAG GGTTTTGGGTTCGTAACGTTCGAGCATAGCGTGGACGCCGACAGGGCCCGAGAGAAATTACATGGCACCGTGGTAGAAGGCCGTAAAATAGAG GTCAACAATGCAACAGCCCGAGTCATGACAAACAAGAAGACCGTCAACCCATATGCAAACG GCTGGAAGTTGAATCCAGTGGTCAGCGCTGTCTACAGCCCAGAGTTCTATGCAG TTCCAGGTTTTCCTTACCCAGCAgccagtgcagcagcagcagcgtacAGAGGAACCCACCTACGAGGTCGAGGACGGACCGTCTACAACACGTTCAGAGCGGCTGCTCCGCCCCCCCACATCCCAGCGTACGGAGG TGTTGTTTACCAGGATGGATTTTATGGTGCAGATATTTAT ggtGGTTACGCTGCCTACAGATATGCCCAGCCTACTGCTGCCACAGCTGCTGCATACAGTGACAG TTACGGACGAGTATATGCTGCAGACCCCTACAACCACACACTCACTCCAGCAGCCACATACAGCGTTGGTGCCATG CGGTCTGCATGTTTCCCCGGCATGAGGCGTGACGCTGCGCTTGCTGCATGA
- the rbfox1 gene encoding RNA binding protein fox-1 homolog 1 isoform X1, with protein MQHPGGTCVALPNVDACPQLSCAALTFMYLQQGNQDTPAPPDPSMAQAYPSAQFAPPPQNSIPAEFTASHPHAHPHSHPHPHQHPAAPQDYSGVPTSVSEHPLNMYQSSQSHGEPGGSEPGGQTVTGTATQTDDSAQTDSHTPSQCLPESTDSKAQPKRLHVSNIPFRFRDPDLRQMFGQFGKILDVEIIFNERGSKGFGFVTFEHSVDADRAREKLHGTVVEGRKIEVNNATARVMTNKKTVNPYANGWKLNPVVSAVYSPEFYAVPGFPYPAASAAAAAYRGTHLRGRGRTVYNTFRAAAPPPHIPAYGGVVYQDGFYGADIYGGYAAYRYAQPTAATAAAYSDSYGRVYAADPYNHTLTPAATYSVGAMNAFAPLTDAKTRSHADDVGLVLSSLQASIYRGGYSRFAPY; from the exons GGTAACCAGGACACACCGGCCCCCCCGGATCCATCCATGGCCCAGGCTTACCCGTCCGCCCAGTTCGCCCCCCCTCCTCAGAACAGCATCCCGGCCGAGTTCACGGCCTCACACCCCCACGCTCACCCGCACTCCCACCCTCACCCGCACCAGCACCCGGCCGCCCCCCAGGACTACAGCGGGGTCCCCACCTCCGTCAGCGAGCACCCCCTCAACATGTACCAGTCCTCACAGAGCCACGGCGAGCCAGGGGGGTCCGAGCCAGGGGGGCAGACGGTCACCGGAACAGCCACA CAGACAGATGATTCTGCACAGACGGACAGTCACACACCTTCacagtgtttacctgaaagCACAGACAGCAAGGCTCAGCCCAAGAGACTCCACGTCTCCAACATTCCCTTCAGGTTCAGAGACCCCGACCTCAGGCAAATGTTCGGC caATTTGGCAAAATCTTAGACGTGGAGATCATCTTCAACGAGCGCGGCTCCAAG GGTTTTGGGTTCGTAACGTTCGAGCATAGCGTGGACGCCGACAGGGCCCGAGAGAAATTACATGGCACCGTGGTAGAAGGCCGTAAAATAGAG GTCAACAATGCAACAGCCCGAGTCATGACAAACAAGAAGACCGTCAACCCATATGCAAACG GCTGGAAGTTGAATCCAGTGGTCAGCGCTGTCTACAGCCCAGAGTTCTATGCAG TTCCAGGTTTTCCTTACCCAGCAgccagtgcagcagcagcagcgtacAGAGGAACCCACCTACGAGGTCGAGGACGGACCGTCTACAACACGTTCAGAGCGGCTGCTCCGCCCCCCCACATCCCAGCGTACGGAGG TGTTGTTTACCAGGATGGATTTTATGGTGCAGATATTTAT ggtGGTTACGCTGCCTACAGATATGCCCAGCCTACTGCTGCCACAGCTGCTGCATACAGTGACAG TTACGGACGAGTATATGCTGCAGACCCCTACAACCACACACTCACTCCAGCAGCCACATACAGCGTTGGTGCCATG AATGCATTCGCCCCGCTGACAGACGCTAAAACCCGGAGTCATGCGGACGACGTGGGGCTGGTGCTGTCCTCTCTGCAGGCCAGTATATACCGGGGGGGCTACAGCCGCTTCGCCCCCTATTAG
- the rbfox1 gene encoding RNA binding protein fox-1 homolog 1 isoform X8 → MQHPGGTCVALPNVDACPQLSCAALTFMYLQQGNQDTPAPPDPSMAQAYPSAQFAPPPQNSIPAEFTASHPHAHPHSHPHPHQHPAAPQDYSGVPTSVSEHPLNMYQSSQSHGEPGGSEPGGQTVTGTATQTDDSAQTDSHTPSQCLPESTDSKAQPKRLHVSNIPFRFRDPDLRQMFGQFGKILDVEIIFNERGSKGFGFVTFEHSVDADRAREKLHGTVVEGRKIEVNNATARVMTNKKTVNPYANGWKLNPVVSAVYSPEFYAVPGFPYPAASAAAAAYRGTHLRGRGRTVYNTFRAAAPPPHIPAYGGVVTLPTDMPSLLLPQLLHTVTVTDEYMLQTPTTTHSLQQPHTALVPCGLHVSPA, encoded by the exons GGTAACCAGGACACACCGGCCCCCCCGGATCCATCCATGGCCCAGGCTTACCCGTCCGCCCAGTTCGCCCCCCCTCCTCAGAACAGCATCCCGGCCGAGTTCACGGCCTCACACCCCCACGCTCACCCGCACTCCCACCCTCACCCGCACCAGCACCCGGCCGCCCCCCAGGACTACAGCGGGGTCCCCACCTCCGTCAGCGAGCACCCCCTCAACATGTACCAGTCCTCACAGAGCCACGGCGAGCCAGGGGGGTCCGAGCCAGGGGGGCAGACGGTCACCGGAACAGCCACA CAGACAGATGATTCTGCACAGACGGACAGTCACACACCTTCacagtgtttacctgaaagCACAGACAGCAAGGCTCAGCCCAAGAGACTCCACGTCTCCAACATTCCCTTCAGGTTCAGAGACCCCGACCTCAGGCAAATGTTCGGC caATTTGGCAAAATCTTAGACGTGGAGATCATCTTCAACGAGCGCGGCTCCAAG GGTTTTGGGTTCGTAACGTTCGAGCATAGCGTGGACGCCGACAGGGCCCGAGAGAAATTACATGGCACCGTGGTAGAAGGCCGTAAAATAGAG GTCAACAATGCAACAGCCCGAGTCATGACAAACAAGAAGACCGTCAACCCATATGCAAACG GCTGGAAGTTGAATCCAGTGGTCAGCGCTGTCTACAGCCCAGAGTTCTATGCAG TTCCAGGTTTTCCTTACCCAGCAgccagtgcagcagcagcagcgtacAGAGGAACCCACCTACGAGGTCGAGGACGGACCGTCTACAACACGTTCAGAGCGGCTGCTCCGCCCCCCCACATCCCAGCGTACGGAGG ggtGGTTACGCTGCCTACAGATATGCCCAGCCTACTGCTGCCACAGCTGCTGCATACAGTGACAG TTACGGACGAGTATATGCTGCAGACCCCTACAACCACACACTCACTCCAGCAGCCACATACAGCGTTGGTGCCATG CGGTCTGCATGTTTCCCCGGCATGA
- the rbfox1 gene encoding RNA binding protein fox-1 homolog 1 isoform X2 translates to MQQVCAESSGCRNQDDNSISGRLMSSEQEQLRGNQDTPAPPDPSMAQAYPSAQFAPPPQNSIPAEFTASHPHAHPHSHPHPHQHPAAPQDYSGVPTSVSEHPLNMYQSSQSHGEPGGSEPGGQTVTGTATQTDDSAQTDSHTPSQCLPESTDSKAQPKRLHVSNIPFRFRDPDLRQMFGQFGKILDVEIIFNERGSKGFGFVTFEHSVDADRAREKLHGTVVEGRKIEVNNATARVMTNKKTVNPYANGWKLNPVVSAVYSPEFYAVPGFPYPAASAAAAAYRGTHLRGRGRTVYNTFRAAAPPPHIPAYGGVVYQDGFYGADIYGGYAAYRYAQPTAATAAAYSDSYGRVYAADPYNHTLTPAATYSVGAMNAFAPLTDAKTRSHADDVGLVLSSLQASIYRGGYSRFAPY, encoded by the exons GGTAACCAGGACACACCGGCCCCCCCGGATCCATCCATGGCCCAGGCTTACCCGTCCGCCCAGTTCGCCCCCCCTCCTCAGAACAGCATCCCGGCCGAGTTCACGGCCTCACACCCCCACGCTCACCCGCACTCCCACCCTCACCCGCACCAGCACCCGGCCGCCCCCCAGGACTACAGCGGGGTCCCCACCTCCGTCAGCGAGCACCCCCTCAACATGTACCAGTCCTCACAGAGCCACGGCGAGCCAGGGGGGTCCGAGCCAGGGGGGCAGACGGTCACCGGAACAGCCACA CAGACAGATGATTCTGCACAGACGGACAGTCACACACCTTCacagtgtttacctgaaagCACAGACAGCAAGGCTCAGCCCAAGAGACTCCACGTCTCCAACATTCCCTTCAGGTTCAGAGACCCCGACCTCAGGCAAATGTTCGGC caATTTGGCAAAATCTTAGACGTGGAGATCATCTTCAACGAGCGCGGCTCCAAG GGTTTTGGGTTCGTAACGTTCGAGCATAGCGTGGACGCCGACAGGGCCCGAGAGAAATTACATGGCACCGTGGTAGAAGGCCGTAAAATAGAG GTCAACAATGCAACAGCCCGAGTCATGACAAACAAGAAGACCGTCAACCCATATGCAAACG GCTGGAAGTTGAATCCAGTGGTCAGCGCTGTCTACAGCCCAGAGTTCTATGCAG TTCCAGGTTTTCCTTACCCAGCAgccagtgcagcagcagcagcgtacAGAGGAACCCACCTACGAGGTCGAGGACGGACCGTCTACAACACGTTCAGAGCGGCTGCTCCGCCCCCCCACATCCCAGCGTACGGAGG TGTTGTTTACCAGGATGGATTTTATGGTGCAGATATTTAT ggtGGTTACGCTGCCTACAGATATGCCCAGCCTACTGCTGCCACAGCTGCTGCATACAGTGACAG TTACGGACGAGTATATGCTGCAGACCCCTACAACCACACACTCACTCCAGCAGCCACATACAGCGTTGGTGCCATG AATGCATTCGCCCCGCTGACAGACGCTAAAACCCGGAGTCATGCGGACGACGTGGGGCTGGTGCTGTCCTCTCTGCAGGCCAGTATATACCGGGGGGGCTACAGCCGCTTCGCCCCCTATTAG
- the rbfox1 gene encoding RNA binding protein fox-1 homolog 1 isoform X4 — protein MQISGRLMSSEQEQLRGNQDTPAPPDPSMAQAYPSAQFAPPPQNSIPAEFTASHPHAHPHSHPHPHQHPAAPQDYSGVPTSVSEHPLNMYQSSQSHGEPGGSEPGGQTVTGTATQTDDSAQTDSHTPSQCLPESTDSKAQPKRLHVSNIPFRFRDPDLRQMFGQFGKILDVEIIFNERGSKGFGFVTFEHSVDADRAREKLHGTVVEGRKIEVNNATARVMTNKKTVNPYANGWKLNPVVSAVYSPEFYAVPGFPYPAASAAAAAYRGTHLRGRGRTVYNTFRAAAPPPHIPAYGGVVYQDGFYGADIYGGYAAYRYAQPTAATAAAYSDSYGRVYAADPYNHTLTPAATYSVGAMNAFAPLTDAKTRSHADDVGLVLSSLQASIYRGGYSRFAPY, from the exons GGTAACCAGGACACACCGGCCCCCCCGGATCCATCCATGGCCCAGGCTTACCCGTCCGCCCAGTTCGCCCCCCCTCCTCAGAACAGCATCCCGGCCGAGTTCACGGCCTCACACCCCCACGCTCACCCGCACTCCCACCCTCACCCGCACCAGCACCCGGCCGCCCCCCAGGACTACAGCGGGGTCCCCACCTCCGTCAGCGAGCACCCCCTCAACATGTACCAGTCCTCACAGAGCCACGGCGAGCCAGGGGGGTCCGAGCCAGGGGGGCAGACGGTCACCGGAACAGCCACA CAGACAGATGATTCTGCACAGACGGACAGTCACACACCTTCacagtgtttacctgaaagCACAGACAGCAAGGCTCAGCCCAAGAGACTCCACGTCTCCAACATTCCCTTCAGGTTCAGAGACCCCGACCTCAGGCAAATGTTCGGC caATTTGGCAAAATCTTAGACGTGGAGATCATCTTCAACGAGCGCGGCTCCAAG GGTTTTGGGTTCGTAACGTTCGAGCATAGCGTGGACGCCGACAGGGCCCGAGAGAAATTACATGGCACCGTGGTAGAAGGCCGTAAAATAGAG GTCAACAATGCAACAGCCCGAGTCATGACAAACAAGAAGACCGTCAACCCATATGCAAACG GCTGGAAGTTGAATCCAGTGGTCAGCGCTGTCTACAGCCCAGAGTTCTATGCAG TTCCAGGTTTTCCTTACCCAGCAgccagtgcagcagcagcagcgtacAGAGGAACCCACCTACGAGGTCGAGGACGGACCGTCTACAACACGTTCAGAGCGGCTGCTCCGCCCCCCCACATCCCAGCGTACGGAGG TGTTGTTTACCAGGATGGATTTTATGGTGCAGATATTTAT ggtGGTTACGCTGCCTACAGATATGCCCAGCCTACTGCTGCCACAGCTGCTGCATACAGTGACAG TTACGGACGAGTATATGCTGCAGACCCCTACAACCACACACTCACTCCAGCAGCCACATACAGCGTTGGTGCCATG AATGCATTCGCCCCGCTGACAGACGCTAAAACCCGGAGTCATGCGGACGACGTGGGGCTGGTGCTGTCCTCTCTGCAGGCCAGTATATACCGGGGGGGCTACAGCCGCTTCGCCCCCTATTAG
- the rbfox1 gene encoding RNA binding protein fox-1 homolog 1 isoform X6, translated as MVEQGNQDTPAPPDPSMAQAYPSAQFAPPPQNSIPAEFTASHPHAHPHSHPHPHQHPAAPQDYSGVPTSVSEHPLNMYQSSQSHGEPGGSEPGGQTVTGTATQTDDSAQTDSHTPSQCLPESTDSKAQPKRLHVSNIPFRFRDPDLRQMFGQFGKILDVEIIFNERGSKGFGFVTFEHSVDADRAREKLHGTVVEGRKIEVNNATARVMTNKKTVNPYANGWKLNPVVSAVYSPEFYAVPGFPYPAASAAAAAYRGTHLRGRGRTVYNTFRAAAPPPHIPAYGGVVYQDGFYGADIYGGYAAYRYAQPTAATAAAYSDSYGRVYAADPYNHTLTPAATYSVGAMNAFAPLTDAKTRSHADDVGLVLSSLQASIYRGGYSRFAPY; from the exons ATGGTAGAGCAG GGTAACCAGGACACACCGGCCCCCCCGGATCCATCCATGGCCCAGGCTTACCCGTCCGCCCAGTTCGCCCCCCCTCCTCAGAACAGCATCCCGGCCGAGTTCACGGCCTCACACCCCCACGCTCACCCGCACTCCCACCCTCACCCGCACCAGCACCCGGCCGCCCCCCAGGACTACAGCGGGGTCCCCACCTCCGTCAGCGAGCACCCCCTCAACATGTACCAGTCCTCACAGAGCCACGGCGAGCCAGGGGGGTCCGAGCCAGGGGGGCAGACGGTCACCGGAACAGCCACA CAGACAGATGATTCTGCACAGACGGACAGTCACACACCTTCacagtgtttacctgaaagCACAGACAGCAAGGCTCAGCCCAAGAGACTCCACGTCTCCAACATTCCCTTCAGGTTCAGAGACCCCGACCTCAGGCAAATGTTCGGC caATTTGGCAAAATCTTAGACGTGGAGATCATCTTCAACGAGCGCGGCTCCAAG GGTTTTGGGTTCGTAACGTTCGAGCATAGCGTGGACGCCGACAGGGCCCGAGAGAAATTACATGGCACCGTGGTAGAAGGCCGTAAAATAGAG GTCAACAATGCAACAGCCCGAGTCATGACAAACAAGAAGACCGTCAACCCATATGCAAACG GCTGGAAGTTGAATCCAGTGGTCAGCGCTGTCTACAGCCCAGAGTTCTATGCAG TTCCAGGTTTTCCTTACCCAGCAgccagtgcagcagcagcagcgtacAGAGGAACCCACCTACGAGGTCGAGGACGGACCGTCTACAACACGTTCAGAGCGGCTGCTCCGCCCCCCCACATCCCAGCGTACGGAGG TGTTGTTTACCAGGATGGATTTTATGGTGCAGATATTTAT ggtGGTTACGCTGCCTACAGATATGCCCAGCCTACTGCTGCCACAGCTGCTGCATACAGTGACAG TTACGGACGAGTATATGCTGCAGACCCCTACAACCACACACTCACTCCAGCAGCCACATACAGCGTTGGTGCCATG AATGCATTCGCCCCGCTGACAGACGCTAAAACCCGGAGTCATGCGGACGACGTGGGGCTGGTGCTGTCCTCTCTGCAGGCCAGTATATACCGGGGGGGCTACAGCCGCTTCGCCCCCTATTAG
- the rbfox1 gene encoding RNA binding protein fox-1 homolog 1 isoform X9 has translation MQHPGGTCVALPNVDACPQLSCAALTFMYLQQGNQDTPAPPDPSMAQAYPSAQFAPPPQNSIPAEFTASHPHAHPHSHPHPHQHPAAPQDYSGVPTSVSEHPLNMYQSSQSHGEPGGSEPGGQTVTGTATQTDDSAQTDSHTPSQCLPESTDSKAQPKRLHVSNIPFRFRDPDLRQMFGQFGKILDVEIIFNERGSKGFGFVTFEHSVDADRAREKLHGTVVEGRKIEVNNATARVMTNKKTVNPYANGWKLNPVVSAVYSPEFYAVPGFPYPAASAAAAAYRGTHLRGRGRTVYNTFRAAAPPPHIPAYGGVVTLPTDMPSLLLPQLLHTVTVTDEYMLQTPTTTHSLQQPHTALVP, from the exons GGTAACCAGGACACACCGGCCCCCCCGGATCCATCCATGGCCCAGGCTTACCCGTCCGCCCAGTTCGCCCCCCCTCCTCAGAACAGCATCCCGGCCGAGTTCACGGCCTCACACCCCCACGCTCACCCGCACTCCCACCCTCACCCGCACCAGCACCCGGCCGCCCCCCAGGACTACAGCGGGGTCCCCACCTCCGTCAGCGAGCACCCCCTCAACATGTACCAGTCCTCACAGAGCCACGGCGAGCCAGGGGGGTCCGAGCCAGGGGGGCAGACGGTCACCGGAACAGCCACA CAGACAGATGATTCTGCACAGACGGACAGTCACACACCTTCacagtgtttacctgaaagCACAGACAGCAAGGCTCAGCCCAAGAGACTCCACGTCTCCAACATTCCCTTCAGGTTCAGAGACCCCGACCTCAGGCAAATGTTCGGC caATTTGGCAAAATCTTAGACGTGGAGATCATCTTCAACGAGCGCGGCTCCAAG GGTTTTGGGTTCGTAACGTTCGAGCATAGCGTGGACGCCGACAGGGCCCGAGAGAAATTACATGGCACCGTGGTAGAAGGCCGTAAAATAGAG GTCAACAATGCAACAGCCCGAGTCATGACAAACAAGAAGACCGTCAACCCATATGCAAACG GCTGGAAGTTGAATCCAGTGGTCAGCGCTGTCTACAGCCCAGAGTTCTATGCAG TTCCAGGTTTTCCTTACCCAGCAgccagtgcagcagcagcagcgtacAGAGGAACCCACCTACGAGGTCGAGGACGGACCGTCTACAACACGTTCAGAGCGGCTGCTCCGCCCCCCCACATCCCAGCGTACGGAGG ggtGGTTACGCTGCCTACAGATATGCCCAGCCTACTGCTGCCACAGCTGCTGCATACAGTGACAG TTACGGACGAGTATATGCTGCAGACCCCTACAACCACACACTCACTCCAGCAGCCACATACAGCGTTGGTGCCATG A
- the rbfox1 gene encoding RNA binding protein fox-1 homolog 1 isoform X3: MQHPGGTCVALPNVDACPQLSCAALTFMYLQQGNQDTPAPPDPSMAQAYPSAQFAPPPQNSIPAEFTASHPHAHPHSHPHPHQHPAAPQDYSGVPTSVSEHPLNMYQSSQSHGEPGGSEPGGQTVTGTATTDDSAQTDSHTPSQCLPESTDSKAQPKRLHVSNIPFRFRDPDLRQMFGQFGKILDVEIIFNERGSKGFGFVTFEHSVDADRAREKLHGTVVEGRKIEVNNATARVMTNKKTVNPYANGWKLNPVVSAVYSPEFYAVPGFPYPAASAAAAAYRGTHLRGRGRTVYNTFRAAAPPPHIPAYGGVVYQDGFYGADIYGGYAAYRYAQPTAATAAAYSDSYGRVYAADPYNHTLTPAATYSVGAMNAFAPLTDAKTRSHADDVGLVLSSLQASIYRGGYSRFAPY, from the exons GGTAACCAGGACACACCGGCCCCCCCGGATCCATCCATGGCCCAGGCTTACCCGTCCGCCCAGTTCGCCCCCCCTCCTCAGAACAGCATCCCGGCCGAGTTCACGGCCTCACACCCCCACGCTCACCCGCACTCCCACCCTCACCCGCACCAGCACCCGGCCGCCCCCCAGGACTACAGCGGGGTCCCCACCTCCGTCAGCGAGCACCCCCTCAACATGTACCAGTCCTCACAGAGCCACGGCGAGCCAGGGGGGTCCGAGCCAGGGGGGCAGACGGTCACCGGAACAGCCACA ACAGATGATTCTGCACAGACGGACAGTCACACACCTTCacagtgtttacctgaaagCACAGACAGCAAGGCTCAGCCCAAGAGACTCCACGTCTCCAACATTCCCTTCAGGTTCAGAGACCCCGACCTCAGGCAAATGTTCGGC caATTTGGCAAAATCTTAGACGTGGAGATCATCTTCAACGAGCGCGGCTCCAAG GGTTTTGGGTTCGTAACGTTCGAGCATAGCGTGGACGCCGACAGGGCCCGAGAGAAATTACATGGCACCGTGGTAGAAGGCCGTAAAATAGAG GTCAACAATGCAACAGCCCGAGTCATGACAAACAAGAAGACCGTCAACCCATATGCAAACG GCTGGAAGTTGAATCCAGTGGTCAGCGCTGTCTACAGCCCAGAGTTCTATGCAG TTCCAGGTTTTCCTTACCCAGCAgccagtgcagcagcagcagcgtacAGAGGAACCCACCTACGAGGTCGAGGACGGACCGTCTACAACACGTTCAGAGCGGCTGCTCCGCCCCCCCACATCCCAGCGTACGGAGG TGTTGTTTACCAGGATGGATTTTATGGTGCAGATATTTAT ggtGGTTACGCTGCCTACAGATATGCCCAGCCTACTGCTGCCACAGCTGCTGCATACAGTGACAG TTACGGACGAGTATATGCTGCAGACCCCTACAACCACACACTCACTCCAGCAGCCACATACAGCGTTGGTGCCATG AATGCATTCGCCCCGCTGACAGACGCTAAAACCCGGAGTCATGCGGACGACGTGGGGCTGGTGCTGTCCTCTCTGCAGGCCAGTATATACCGGGGGGGCTACAGCCGCTTCGCCCCCTATTAG
- the rbfox1 gene encoding RNA binding protein fox-1 homolog 1 isoform X7, whose protein sequence is MQHPGGTCVALPNVDACPQLSCAALTFMYLQQGNQDTPAPPDPSMAQAYPSAQFAPPPQNSIPAEFTASHPHAHPHSHPHPHQHPAAPQDYSGVPTSVSEHPLNMYQSSQSHGEPGGSEPGGQTVTGTATQTDDSAQTDSHTPSQCLPESTDSKAQPKRLHVSNIPFRFRDPDLRQMFGQFGKILDVEIIFNERGSKVNNATARVMTNKKTVNPYANGWKLNPVVSAVYSPEFYAVPGFPYPAASAAAAAYRGTHLRGRGRTVYNTFRAAAPPPHIPAYGGVVYQDGFYGADIYGGYAAYRYAQPTAATAAAYSDSYGRVYAADPYNHTLTPAATYSVGAMNAFAPLTDAKTRSHADDVGLVLSSLQASIYRGGYSRFAPY, encoded by the exons GGTAACCAGGACACACCGGCCCCCCCGGATCCATCCATGGCCCAGGCTTACCCGTCCGCCCAGTTCGCCCCCCCTCCTCAGAACAGCATCCCGGCCGAGTTCACGGCCTCACACCCCCACGCTCACCCGCACTCCCACCCTCACCCGCACCAGCACCCGGCCGCCCCCCAGGACTACAGCGGGGTCCCCACCTCCGTCAGCGAGCACCCCCTCAACATGTACCAGTCCTCACAGAGCCACGGCGAGCCAGGGGGGTCCGAGCCAGGGGGGCAGACGGTCACCGGAACAGCCACA CAGACAGATGATTCTGCACAGACGGACAGTCACACACCTTCacagtgtttacctgaaagCACAGACAGCAAGGCTCAGCCCAAGAGACTCCACGTCTCCAACATTCCCTTCAGGTTCAGAGACCCCGACCTCAGGCAAATGTTCGGC caATTTGGCAAAATCTTAGACGTGGAGATCATCTTCAACGAGCGCGGCTCCAAG GTCAACAATGCAACAGCCCGAGTCATGACAAACAAGAAGACCGTCAACCCATATGCAAACG GCTGGAAGTTGAATCCAGTGGTCAGCGCTGTCTACAGCCCAGAGTTCTATGCAG TTCCAGGTTTTCCTTACCCAGCAgccagtgcagcagcagcagcgtacAGAGGAACCCACCTACGAGGTCGAGGACGGACCGTCTACAACACGTTCAGAGCGGCTGCTCCGCCCCCCCACATCCCAGCGTACGGAGG TGTTGTTTACCAGGATGGATTTTATGGTGCAGATATTTAT ggtGGTTACGCTGCCTACAGATATGCCCAGCCTACTGCTGCCACAGCTGCTGCATACAGTGACAG TTACGGACGAGTATATGCTGCAGACCCCTACAACCACACACTCACTCCAGCAGCCACATACAGCGTTGGTGCCATG AATGCATTCGCCCCGCTGACAGACGCTAAAACCCGGAGTCATGCGGACGACGTGGGGCTGGTGCTGTCCTCTCTGCAGGCCAGTATATACCGGGGGGGCTACAGCCGCTTCGCCCCCTATTAG